A genomic region of Candidatus Sysuiplasma acidicola contains the following coding sequences:
- the psmA gene encoding archaeal proteasome endopeptidase complex subunit alpha gives MQPGQMAYDRAITVFSPDGRLFQVEYAREAVRRGTTTVGVKFKDGVALIVDKRIASKLMEPSSMEKIYLIDDHIGCATSGLVADARVLVDNARVMSQVNKITYGDRIGIEALVKRICDYKQQYTQYGGVRPFGTSLLVAGVDDSGAHLFETDPSGGLASYKASSIGAGRNVVMDFFEENYKDELSVEEALVLALKGLKKATEEDLNPKAIEIGLVTVGKDFRKLEPAEVEKYVKMVGA, from the coding sequence ATGCAGCCGGGACAGATGGCTTACGATAGGGCAATCACGGTCTTTTCACCGGATGGCCGGTTATTTCAGGTGGAGTATGCAAGAGAGGCAGTAAGACGCGGCACGACAACCGTCGGGGTGAAGTTCAAGGACGGTGTTGCCCTCATAGTCGACAAACGCATAGCGAGCAAACTCATGGAACCTTCGTCCATGGAAAAGATTTACCTGATAGATGACCACATAGGCTGTGCGACATCGGGTCTGGTAGCAGATGCCAGAGTGCTTGTTGATAACGCACGTGTGATGTCTCAGGTGAACAAGATAACGTATGGTGACAGGATCGGCATCGAGGCACTCGTCAAAAGGATATGCGACTACAAACAGCAATATACACAGTACGGCGGAGTGAGACCGTTTGGGACATCTCTGCTTGTTGCCGGCGTCGACGATAGTGGTGCCCATCTTTTCGAGACTGATCCGAGCGGGGGCCTCGCCTCGTACAAGGCGAGTTCTATCGGAGCTGGCAGGAATGTTGTGATGGATTTCTTCGAGGAAAACTACAAGGACGAACTGTCGGTAGAAGAAGCGCTGGTGCTCGCACTCAAAGGCCTGAAAAAGGCAACCGAAGAGGATCTTAATCCGAAGGCGATAGAGATAGGTCTGGTGACAGTCGGGAAGGATTTCCGTAAACTCGAACCTGCAGAGGTTGAAAAATACGTTAAGAT